The Chryseobacterium aureum genome contains a region encoding:
- a CDS encoding RidA family protein codes for MEHHKQHYVINPSALFNPSPYGFSHSIAVENPSRICFISGQSGGIGENHVLADDFKTQVQDALKNMEVILQSHSMTFDHIVKITLLIVEHNQEKLQIWTDEAKKVWKESFLPTSTLIPVSHLALPGMLFEIDAIAVKH; via the coding sequence ATGGAACATCATAAACAACATTACGTAATCAATCCTTCCGCATTATTTAATCCCAGCCCTTATGGTTTTTCGCACAGTATTGCTGTAGAAAACCCTTCCAGAATATGTTTTATCTCCGGACAAAGCGGAGGTATCGGAGAAAATCATGTGTTGGCAGATGATTTTAAAACCCAGGTTCAGGATGCTTTGAAAAATATGGAAGTTATTTTACAGAGTCATTCCATGACATTCGATCATATTGTAAAAATCACCCTCCTCATTGTAGAGCACAATCAGGAAAAACTTCAGATATGGACTGACGAAGCGAAAAAAGTTTGGAAAGAATCATTTCTTCCTACCAGCACGCTTATTCCTGTGAGCCATCTTGCCTTGCCTGGAATGTTGTTTGAGATAGATGCCATTGCAGTAAAACATTAG
- a CDS encoding M20 metallopeptidase family protein has translation MKRFTLTLLCFASSVLSAQELNSKKETAASQSLKERAVHQSVDQETDRIFNKLVAIRRAFHENPELAGQEKHTQEKIKQYLLDLGLEVQTDHYGHSVVGILKGDTKGKKIAWRSDMDALPNDYPDPEAFKSKIKGIQHGCGHDIHMAVGLGIAEVLSKNKKSVKGTVYFIFQPEEETFKGAKEMLNNGLLSKIHPDEIYGLHVTVTPVGKIMVKPDEMFAYQKRIRIQLKDGLSEEQLKGLTQKISNTLFRTSKGSKPWEIQSIIDPKIGLTHPDSIFKDYLFTDGKFSTYSKNKISFLESYVYETNASYADKIIPAVQQVIQDSGYKDQLISVSFVQENPTVINDEKLTRSSMEILQNLYGKDAVAADYGQVPFFNDDFAYFQQKIPGVYFFLGGSNFEKGVVAMNHSPNFQVDEESIRTGVKSFSSLIIERLNRN, from the coding sequence ATGAAACGATTTACCCTCACTTTATTATGTTTTGCTTCTTCTGTTTTATCCGCACAGGAATTGAATAGCAAAAAAGAAACAGCTGCTTCCCAAAGTTTGAAAGAGCGGGCTGTGCATCAATCTGTAGATCAGGAAACGGACAGGATATTCAATAAATTGGTGGCAATAAGAAGGGCTTTTCATGAAAATCCGGAGCTGGCAGGCCAGGAAAAACACACTCAGGAGAAAATTAAGCAGTACCTGCTGGATCTGGGACTGGAAGTTCAGACAGATCATTACGGACACAGTGTTGTAGGGATACTGAAAGGTGATACAAAAGGCAAAAAGATAGCCTGGAGGTCAGATATGGATGCTTTACCCAATGATTATCCCGACCCGGAGGCGTTCAAATCTAAAATAAAAGGCATTCAGCATGGCTGTGGCCATGATATACACATGGCAGTCGGGCTGGGCATTGCCGAAGTTCTTTCCAAAAATAAAAAATCAGTAAAAGGAACCGTATATTTTATATTTCAGCCTGAAGAGGAAACCTTCAAAGGTGCCAAAGAAATGCTTAATAATGGGTTGCTTTCCAAAATACATCCTGATGAAATCTACGGGTTACACGTAACAGTTACGCCTGTAGGAAAAATTATGGTGAAGCCTGATGAGATGTTTGCTTATCAGAAGAGAATAAGAATTCAGCTGAAAGACGGGCTGTCTGAAGAGCAGCTCAAAGGGTTGACCCAGAAAATCAGCAATACTTTATTCCGAACCTCTAAAGGAAGTAAGCCTTGGGAGATACAATCCATCATCGATCCTAAAATCGGATTGACTCATCCGGATTCTATTTTCAAAGATTATCTCTTCACAGACGGAAAGTTCAGCACTTACTCCAAAAATAAGATCTCTTTTCTTGAAAGCTATGTATACGAAACGAATGCTTCTTATGCAGATAAAATCATTCCGGCAGTGCAGCAAGTTATTCAGGACAGCGGATATAAAGATCAACTGATTTCTGTTTCATTTGTTCAGGAAAATCCAACGGTTATTAATGATGAAAAACTAACCCGCTCATCAATGGAAATTCTTCAGAATCTATATGGAAAAGATGCTGTGGCCGCAGATTACGGCCAGGTCCCGTTTTTCAATGATGACTTTGCCTATTTCCAACAAAAAATTCCTGGAGTTTACTTCTTTCTGGGCGGTTCTAATTTTGAAAAAGGAGTGGTTGCAATGAATCATTCCCCTAATTTTCAGGTAGATGAAGAAAGTATCAGAACCGGAGTAAAAAGCTTTTCCTCATTAATAATAGAGCGCCTTAACAGAAACTAA